ATATTTGGTGATGCCGGGAAGAGTGGCAACGTTGGTGATCTGGTCGTAGACAGCATCATCCAATTCACGAATCAATTTCTCAGTGCCATAGAGCCGAGCAGGGACTCGCATTCCCGCTTTGTAAGAGACGGGAATCTCCCAAATGACATCCGAAATTTGAGTTAAGCCATCGATCGGAGCCATTACGTCACCTCATGGGCTGCGCGAAGGGCATCTTCGCGGGTGGATAGGAGTACTGGATGGGGCGATCGCACAGTATTGGGTTAAAGCCATGGGGGATTGGGCAGTGTGGGTGGGCTATCCAGGTCTTGGCGATCGCATCGAAACTGCATCCAGTGTCTACAGACCAGCCAAAAAGAACCTCCCTCTGCGGGTTCATCCATCGCTAACCCTGAGGAGGCTCACCCACACACAAAAACCGGAAGCATGACAATCACGCTTCCGGTGCCTACTTGAACGGATATAAAAACCAACAATCGGATAGACTACAGCAAGTTGCCGAAAGTCTCAAACACACCGGATTTAACGATTTCGTAAACAATGTAAGCAAACGCTGCTCCACCGATGCCACCGACCAAAAAGCTTCCAGCGAACTCGCTCCAGCCTTCGGATGTGCTGAGGGATTCGGGAGGATTGGGGGTCGTGATGGTCGCGATTGGCTTTTGAACACCAACGCCACCATAGAGGGAGAGGCAAATGGTCAGAATTACCACTAAGATGACGGCTTCAATCAGACCAACGATATCGGACACAGCCGAATTGCGGAACTGACTTGTGAAAGCGAAAGGTCCAAACAGCAGGTAACCGTGAGCCATTCCGATTTCTAATCCACGCCGTTGAGCAGAAAGACCCGCTCGATAAGCGGGCAGATTGTTAATCAAGGCTTTTGTGAAAGGAGAGGAATTAATGGGAGTAGCGAGATTGCCAATTTGTGGGTCATCTGCGGGTTTGACTACATCCAGTGTCATGCTTGGTTATCTCCAAAATTCTTTGTAACGCCTACGTAATGATTCCAGGGTAAAAAAGATCAAGATTCGCGAGGAAATTTAGATACCGTCTGCGTCTTCCCGCTCAATGTAGATGAACAACAACGCCATTGTTACAGCGGGGAAAACCCATCCGATGATAGGTACAAAAATCGAAGGCAAGAACGAGGCTGCCATAACCAAAACTTCCTATCTAAAAGAGTCGTCAGAACAGAATCTACTGCGAAATGAGAACTTTTTGCAGAATGCTAAAGATTTTTAACAAATCATCACTGTTTACGGGTCTAATGACGAGTCTCGTCTGCCTCACATTTTGATTTGAGGGTGGGTGACTGGGGGAAGTACAAGCCGTCAAAAAACCTGGAGCAGTTTTAAAGCGGTTTTGAAGCGCACTTTTTATTAATTTAGTTGCAGACACAATTTCTTTTAATCTCGTTTTCCCATTTCTTCCGACACTGGAGAACCTATGGCGCATACTCCTTTATTTCGCCTGTTAACTCGTGCGCTACAAAAAGCACAGGGGCTTAATCGGCAACACGACCCAGACGATCCCCCCCGCAGTCGCCGCCGTTGGACACGCCGACGGTTTGTCAAATCTGATAAGCTCACTGTCCCTTTCATCCGCACCCTGATTGAACTGACCATTCGCACAGAATATGGAGTTGAGCCAGAGGAGTCGTCTGCTCTGCAACTGCTGTTTAACCTTCCCAGTGTGGAGGATGAGGATGCAACCCTGCTCAGCAGTGATGAGGCATTTTTAGTCGAAGGGGGCAATAGCAAAATCATTGAGGGGCTTGCTGATGCGCTATCAGGGCAAATTCAAACCCAGAAGCGACTGACCCGGCTACAATCCAATGGTTCCGGTTTCCGTTTGACCTTCGGCAATGGCTCAACAGTCAGCGCGGACTATGTCATCCTGGCAATTCCTTTTCCGCTGTTGCGGCAGGTGAATCTGCAAGTGAATTTGCCAGCAACCCTGAGACGCTGTATTCAGGAAGTCAATCTCGGCTCTAACGAAAAGTTGTTTGCAGGCTTTCACAACAAGATCTGGCGACAGGAAAACGGCTTTGCGGGTGAAGCCTGGAGTGATTTGGGCTTTTCGGCAACCTGGGATGACACTGATCGGCAGGGCGATCGCCCCGAAGGCGTGCTGACTTTCTATTTGGGAGGCGATGAGGTAGCCGCGACTCGTACTGGACTTATTGATTGGCAGGGCAAACGATTTGTTAGCCAGATCGATCCACTCATACCGGGAATTGCAGCAGCATC
This Oscillatoria sp. FACHB-1407 DNA region includes the following protein-coding sequences:
- a CDS encoding photosystem I reaction center subunit XI, translating into MTLDVVKPADDPQIGNLATPINSSPFTKALINNLPAYRAGLSAQRRGLEIGMAHGYLLFGPFAFTSQFRNSAVSDIVGLIEAVILVVILTICLSLYGGVGVQKPIATITTPNPPESLSTSEGWSEFAGSFLVGGIGGAAFAYIVYEIVKSGVFETFGNLL
- the psaI gene encoding photosystem I reaction center subunit VIII, coding for MAASFLPSIFVPIIGWVFPAVTMALLFIYIEREDADGI
- a CDS encoding flavin monoamine oxidase family protein; the protein is MAHTPLFRLLTRALQKAQGLNRQHDPDDPPRSRRRWTRRRFVKSDKLTVPFIRTLIELTIRTEYGVEPEESSALQLLFNLPSVEDEDATLLSSDEAFLVEGGNSKIIEGLADALSGQIQTQKRLTRLQSNGSGFRLTFGNGSTVSADYVILAIPFPLLRQVNLQVNLPATLRRCIQEVNLGSNEKLFAGFHNKIWRQENGFAGEAWSDLGFSATWDDTDRQGDRPEGVLTFYLGGDEVAATRTGLIDWQGKRFVSQIDPLIPGIAAASTNRFLRTRWTQDRLIGGGYTTFKPGQYTEFSEFRYIESDDPEESQNVAVGNLVFAGEQFSDEFYGFMNGAAQTGRLAAQVVLNAVLV